In Wolinella succinogenes DSM 1740, a single genomic region encodes these proteins:
- a CDS encoding carboxymuconolactone decarboxylase family protein, whose translation MESDTLTASNIFRGKARKEDATGELAELYEKITAMRGRVANSAQIFSASPELIKQQMSFIEYYMMKQKALSMPLLASIRMLISDKNSCSYCVDFNASILINRLGWTPKEVEAMRANPNDAKLEAKEKAMLLFVLKAVRTPHDVSATDVQALRELGYNDGEILDATNHGARMSAIDIIFDAFKIEKDF comes from the coding sequence CTGGAGTCTGACACTCTCACAGCTAGCAATATTTTTCGAGGGAAGGCTAGAAAAGAAGATGCCACAGGTGAGCTTGCTGAGCTTTACGAAAAAATCACAGCGATGCGCGGACGCGTAGCAAACTCAGCGCAAATCTTCAGCGCAAGCCCTGAGCTTATCAAACAACAAATGAGTTTCATCGAATACTACATGATGAAGCAAAAAGCCCTCTCAATGCCACTGCTTGCCTCGATTCGTATGCTGATTTCCGATAAAAACAGCTGCAGTTACTGTGTTGATTTTAACGCTTCGATTCTCATCAATAGGCTAGGTTGGACTCCCAAAGAGGTCGAAGCGATGCGTGCTAACCCCAACGATGCCAAACTAGAAGCCAAAGAAAAAGCGATGCTTCTTTTTGTTCTCAAAGCCGTACGAACCCCTCACGATGTGAGCGCAACAGATGTTCAAGCCTTGCGCGAACTTGGCTACAATGATGGCGAAATTTTAGATGCCACCAACCACGGCGCACGCATGAGCGCGATTGACATCATCTTTGATGCCTTTAAAATCGAAAAAGATTTTTAA
- a CDS encoding DUF475 domain-containing protein yields MKYFRFSFVLALVGVLVAYFFLGGLYAAYIVALLALLEVSISFDNAVINAKVLEGMTPKWRERFIIYGIPIAVFGVRFILPIIIVSLASGEGMIEILNLALSDAALYAEKLEGVMGKIYAFGGAFLLMVFLEFFFDEDREVVWLRRLEQNRITQRISQINFIELLVAILVGVVLSFLSGELGVSLAYFIGIALYALIRGIDHALIKGGARSGVIGFLYLEVLDASFSLDGVIGAFALSSNIFIIVIGLAIGAFFVRSLTIYFVEKKVLSEFIYLEHGARYAILILALMMFVQIFMHVSEAIVGSVGVVIILGALLHSIIHKRRKRRA; encoded by the coding sequence ATGAAATATTTCCGATTCTCTTTTGTTCTTGCACTCGTGGGTGTTTTGGTCGCCTATTTTTTCCTTGGCGGGCTCTATGCCGCCTATATTGTGGCACTTTTGGCGCTCCTTGAGGTTTCCATCTCTTTTGACAATGCCGTGATCAACGCCAAAGTCCTAGAGGGGATGACCCCCAAATGGCGCGAGCGCTTCATCATATACGGGATTCCCATCGCGGTGTTTGGCGTGCGCTTCATCCTCCCCATCATCATCGTCTCGTTGGCCTCAGGCGAGGGCATGATAGAGATTTTGAATCTCGCCCTCTCTGATGCAGCCCTCTATGCCGAGAAGCTCGAAGGAGTGATGGGCAAAATCTACGCCTTTGGCGGGGCATTTTTGCTCATGGTCTTTTTGGAGTTTTTCTTCGATGAAGATAGAGAGGTGGTTTGGCTTAGGCGCCTAGAGCAGAATAGAATCACCCAGCGAATCAGCCAAATCAACTTCATCGAGCTTTTGGTGGCGATTCTTGTGGGGGTTGTGCTTAGCTTTTTGAGCGGAGAGCTTGGCGTTAGTCTCGCCTATTTTATTGGGATCGCTCTCTATGCACTCATTCGCGGGATTGATCACGCACTGATCAAAGGGGGCGCGCGAAGCGGAGTGATTGGGTTCCTCTATCTGGAGGTGCTTGATGCGAGCTTCTCGCTTGATGGGGTGATTGGTGCCTTTGCGCTGAGTAGCAACATCTTTATTATTGTCATCGGTCTAGCCATTGGAGCCTTTTTTGTGAGATCGCTCACGATCTATTTTGTCGAGAAAAAGGTGCTCTCAGAGTTTATCTATCTAGAGCATGGCGCGCGCTATGCGATTTTGATTTTGGCGTTAATGATGTTTGTGCAGATTTTTATGCATGTGAGCGAGGCGATCGTGGGGAGTGTGGGCGTGGTGATCATCCTAGGCGCCCTCTTGCATTCGATCATCCACAAGAGGCGCAAGCGCAGGGCTTAG
- the acnB gene encoding bifunctional aconitate hydratase 2/2-methylisocitrate dehydratase: MSFLAEYQAHVLERAKENIPPLPLNAEQVKAVIEGLLHPSNEEIETFKELLSHRVSPGVDEAAKVKAEFLDKIAKGTLACEAISPKEAISLLGTMLGGYNIKPLIEALSLEEDLAKEAVEKLKETLLVYEGFNEILALSKYNPYAKEILESWAKAEWFTRRPPLPHKILLTVFKIEGETNTDDLSPASDAFTRSDIPLHAQSMLKNRTQNAFVRIEELKKKGFPLVYVGDVVGTGSSRKSACNSLVWHMGHEIPFIPNKKAGGVVIGTSIAPIFFNTCEDSGTLPIVADASKLNEGDVIALYPYEGRIEKAGEGVATFNLTPNTLSDEIRAGGRINLIIGRGLTAKAQEALGIKEDDLFIKPQNPQGKARGFTLAQKMVGRACGVEGIAPGTYCEPRVATVGSQDTTGAMTRDEIKELASLGFSADFVLQSFCHTAAYPKPSDVKLHATLPQFISTRGGVSLRPGDGVIHSWLNRMILPDTVGTGGDSHTRFPVGISFPAGSGLVAFAAVTGSMPLDMPESILVRFRGELQKGITLRDLVNAIPYYAIKRGLLTVEKQGKKNIFSGKILEIEGLPRLKVEQAFELSDASAERSAAACTVRLDKEPIIEFLRSNIRLIEAMIEAGYESQETLARRAQKMRAWCENPELLEPDSDAEYAEIIEIDLNEITEPILACPNDPDDVATLSEVLNNPARPHRIDEVFVGSCMTNIGHYRALGEILKGEGAVPTTLWIAPPTKMDEKQLTQEGYYAIFGAAGARIEMPGCSLCMGNQARVRDGAVVFSTSTRNFNNRMGKDAQVYLGSAELAALCAMLGRLPTKEEYLALIPQKIAGKESQIYRYLNFHEIEDYRLTQGR, translated from the coding sequence ATGAGTTTTTTAGCCGAGTATCAAGCGCATGTCCTAGAGCGCGCCAAGGAGAATATCCCCCCCCTCCCCCTTAATGCCGAGCAAGTCAAAGCCGTCATTGAGGGGCTTTTGCACCCAAGCAACGAGGAGATAGAGACTTTTAAAGAGCTCCTTAGCCATCGTGTCTCTCCGGGAGTGGATGAGGCTGCCAAGGTCAAAGCGGAGTTTCTCGACAAAATCGCCAAAGGCACTCTAGCCTGTGAAGCCATCTCACCCAAAGAGGCAATTTCACTCCTTGGCACCATGCTTGGAGGCTACAACATCAAGCCCCTCATCGAAGCGCTGAGCCTAGAGGAAGATCTCGCCAAAGAGGCGGTGGAAAAACTCAAAGAGACGCTCCTTGTTTATGAAGGCTTCAATGAGATTCTCGCCCTCTCCAAGTACAATCCCTACGCCAAAGAGATATTAGAATCATGGGCTAAGGCGGAGTGGTTCACCCGCCGCCCTCCTCTGCCTCACAAGATTCTCCTCACCGTCTTTAAGATTGAGGGCGAAACCAACACTGATGACCTCTCCCCCGCCAGTGACGCCTTCACGCGAAGCGATATTCCTCTCCACGCTCAAAGTATGTTAAAGAATCGCACCCAAAACGCCTTTGTTCGTATCGAGGAGCTAAAGAAAAAAGGTTTCCCGTTGGTCTATGTCGGCGATGTAGTGGGCACGGGAAGCTCTAGAAAGTCGGCTTGCAACTCCTTGGTATGGCACATGGGACACGAGATCCCTTTCATCCCGAACAAAAAGGCGGGTGGCGTGGTGATTGGCACCTCTATCGCCCCCATCTTCTTTAACACCTGTGAGGATAGCGGCACACTTCCCATTGTTGCGGATGCAAGCAAGCTTAATGAAGGGGATGTGATCGCGCTCTACCCCTATGAAGGCCGAATCGAAAAGGCAGGCGAGGGGGTCGCCACCTTCAATCTCACGCCCAACACGCTAAGTGACGAGATTCGAGCAGGAGGAAGGATCAACCTCATCATCGGGCGCGGTCTCACCGCCAAAGCCCAAGAAGCCCTAGGAATCAAAGAAGATGATCTCTTCATCAAGCCCCAAAACCCCCAAGGCAAGGCTAGAGGCTTCACTCTAGCCCAAAAGATGGTCGGCAGAGCGTGCGGCGTGGAGGGGATCGCTCCTGGCACCTACTGCGAGCCAAGAGTCGCCACCGTAGGGAGCCAAGACACCACAGGAGCGATGACGCGCGATGAGATCAAAGAGCTAGCCAGCCTTGGCTTTAGCGCTGATTTTGTCCTGCAAAGCTTCTGCCATACCGCCGCCTACCCCAAACCCTCTGACGTGAAGCTCCACGCCACCCTCCCCCAATTCATCAGCACTCGAGGCGGGGTCTCTCTGCGTCCGGGGGATGGGGTGATTCACTCATGGCTCAATCGCATGATTCTGCCTGATACAGTCGGAACAGGAGGCGATTCTCATACGCGATTCCCTGTGGGAATTAGCTTTCCCGCAGGGAGCGGTCTAGTCGCCTTTGCCGCGGTCACAGGAAGCATGCCCCTAGATATGCCCGAATCCATCCTTGTGCGATTTAGGGGTGAACTCCAAAAAGGAATCACCCTCCGCGATCTTGTCAATGCGATCCCCTACTACGCCATCAAGCGAGGGCTCCTCACGGTCGAAAAGCAGGGTAAAAAGAATATCTTTAGCGGGAAGATTCTAGAGATCGAGGGGCTTCCTAGGCTCAAAGTCGAACAGGCCTTTGAGCTAAGCGATGCGAGTGCGGAGCGCAGCGCAGCGGCTTGCACGGTGAGACTGGACAAAGAGCCTATCATTGAATTTTTGCGCTCCAACATCCGCCTCATCGAAGCGATGATTGAGGCGGGATATGAGAGCCAAGAGACACTCGCTAGACGCGCTCAAAAAATGCGGGCGTGGTGCGAAAACCCTGAACTGCTTGAGCCTGATAGCGATGCGGAGTATGCGGAAATCATCGAGATTGATCTCAATGAGATCACCGAGCCCATCCTTGCCTGCCCCAATGACCCTGATGATGTCGCCACCCTCAGCGAAGTCCTAAACAACCCCGCCAGACCCCACCGAATCGATGAGGTCTTTGTGGGGAGCTGCATGACCAACATCGGACACTATCGTGCCCTAGGCGAAATCCTCAAAGGCGAGGGAGCCGTGCCCACCACTCTCTGGATCGCTCCCCCCACCAAAATGGACGAAAAACAGCTCACTCAAGAGGGCTATTACGCTATCTTTGGCGCCGCGGGAGCGAGGATAGAGATGCCCGGATGCAGCCTCTGCATGGGGAATCAAGCTAGAGTGCGAGATGGCGCAGTGGTCTTTTCCACGAGCACAAGAAACTTCAACAATCGCATGGGCAAAGACGCCCAAGTCTATCTGGGAAGCGCCGAGCTAGCCGCACTCTGCGCGATGCTGGGACGACTGCCCACCAAAGAGGAGTATCTAGCACTCATCCCTCAAAAGATCGCAGGCAAAGAGTCGCAAATCTATCGCTATCTCAACTTCCACGAGATAGAGGATTACCGCCTCACCCAAGGGCGCTAA
- the cysK gene encoding cysteine synthase A, with the protein MKVAQNVQELIGKTPLVRLNFASKESGANVIGKCEFMNPSGSVKDRIALGMINAAIGAGKITPETIVIEPTSGNTGIGLASVCAAKGIKLILTMPSSMSIERRKLLAALGAQIELTPAEKGMKGAVERALELAQETKNSFVPQQFENPANPEYHRVTTAVEIWEDLDGKVDVLVAGVGTGGTITGVGEVLKAKNPNLKIYAVEPIDSPVLSGGKPGPHKIQGIGAGFVPKALNTALYDEVIQVKVSDAYEMSRRLGKEEGILVGISAGANIWASKEIGKKYPGKTVVTILCDTGERYLSTELFDLQPS; encoded by the coding sequence ATGAAAGTCGCTCAGAATGTTCAAGAACTCATCGGCAAGACCCCCCTAGTTAGGCTCAATTTCGCCTCTAAAGAGAGTGGAGCTAATGTCATCGGCAAATGCGAATTCATGAACCCCTCAGGCTCGGTCAAAGACCGAATCGCCCTAGGGATGATCAATGCCGCCATTGGGGCGGGTAAAATCACCCCTGAGACCATCGTCATTGAGCCCACCAGTGGAAATACAGGAATCGGACTGGCTTCTGTCTGCGCCGCCAAAGGAATCAAGCTCATTCTCACTATGCCAAGCTCCATGAGTATTGAGCGGCGTAAACTATTGGCGGCTTTGGGAGCGCAAATCGAGCTAACCCCTGCCGAAAAAGGGATGAAAGGTGCAGTGGAGAGAGCTTTGGAGCTCGCCCAAGAGACCAAAAACTCTTTCGTTCCTCAGCAGTTTGAAAACCCCGCCAACCCTGAATATCACCGAGTGACCACGGCGGTGGAGATTTGGGAAGATTTAGATGGCAAGGTGGATGTGCTAGTGGCTGGAGTCGGCACGGGCGGCACGATCACAGGCGTGGGCGAGGTGCTCAAGGCAAAGAATCCTAATCTCAAAATCTACGCCGTTGAGCCTATCGATTCTCCTGTCCTCTCTGGAGGCAAGCCCGGCCCTCACAAGATTCAGGGAATCGGAGCAGGATTTGTCCCCAAGGCGCTCAACACCGCCCTCTATGATGAGGTGATTCAGGTGAAGGTGAGCGATGCTTACGAGATGTCTAGACGACTTGGCAAGGAGGAGGGGATTTTGGTTGGAATCTCTGCAGGCGCCAACATTTGGGCCTCTAAAGAGATTGGCAAGAAATACCCCGGAAAAACAGTGGTGACGATTCTTTGCGATACGGGTGAGAGATACCTAAGCACCGAGCTTTTTGACCTTCAGCCTTCCTGA
- a CDS encoding aminotransferase class V-fold PLP-dependent enzyme, protein MRLDLFFDRLLSTEGDKLATVAKNTILEPSVAYFDFTASGLAYRTIEERIASILPRYANTHSEVTNHALFMTELYDEARANLKRHMDLDEEFALFPCGNGSTGAIKKFQELMGLYLPPRTQKRLSLTPDPALFPVVFVGPYEHHSNEVSYRESPCEVVRIPLDSRGLVDMGVLRAKLGEYQGREIITSFSLASNVTGIIIPYEEISALIRKAGGIVTFDMATASSYMNIPSKFFDAAFFSPHKLLGGVGSCGLLAMRKSLIDSTLPPTFAGGGTVTYVSRIDQYYREDPEYREDAGTPGVLQLLRASLAYQLRNEVGLEFIAKRKKELCAPLVEALRKMERVKIYGDIESCNRLGIFAINIEGISPYEVCQRLSREYLIETRAGCSCAGPYGHDLLGLKDDGLFASRPGWVRISVHYSHSLEQIERLLGALEEIARD, encoded by the coding sequence GTGAGATTGGATTTGTTTTTTGATCGATTGCTAAGCACCGAGGGCGATAAACTCGCCACGGTTGCCAAAAATACCATCTTAGAGCCTTCAGTCGCCTATTTTGACTTCACCGCTTCGGGGTTGGCCTATAGGACGATTGAGGAGCGAATCGCCTCGATTCTTCCTCGCTACGCCAACACCCACTCCGAAGTGACCAATCACGCCCTTTTTATGACCGAACTCTACGATGAGGCGCGCGCCAATCTCAAGCGTCATATGGATTTGGATGAGGAGTTTGCTCTTTTTCCTTGCGGGAATGGCTCCACGGGCGCGATTAAGAAGTTTCAAGAGCTTATGGGGCTCTACCTCCCCCCTCGCACTCAAAAGCGCCTCTCGCTCACTCCTGATCCAGCGCTTTTCCCTGTGGTTTTTGTGGGTCCTTATGAGCACCACTCCAACGAAGTGAGCTATCGAGAGAGCCCTTGTGAGGTGGTGAGAATCCCGCTGGATTCCAGGGGGCTAGTGGATATGGGGGTGCTTAGGGCGAAGCTTGGAGAGTACCAAGGGCGAGAGATCATCACCTCTTTCTCTCTAGCCTCCAATGTAACGGGTATCATCATCCCTTACGAAGAGATTTCCGCGCTCATTAGAAAGGCAGGGGGAATCGTCACTTTTGATATGGCGACGGCTTCTTCTTATATGAACATCCCTTCAAAATTTTTTGACGCAGCCTTCTTCTCTCCGCACAAGCTCCTAGGGGGCGTGGGGAGTTGTGGGCTTTTGGCGATGCGAAAAAGCCTCATCGATTCCACCCTTCCGCCCACTTTCGCTGGAGGTGGCACGGTCACCTATGTCTCTAGGATCGACCAATACTACCGAGAAGATCCCGAATATCGCGAAGATGCAGGCACTCCTGGCGTCCTTCAGCTTCTTCGTGCCTCTTTGGCCTATCAGTTGCGTAACGAGGTGGGGCTGGAGTTTATCGCCAAGCGCAAAAAAGAGCTCTGCGCTCCCCTTGTGGAGGCGCTCAGAAAGATGGAACGAGTAAAGATTTACGGAGATATTGAAAGTTGCAATCGCCTAGGAATCTTCGCCATCAATATCGAGGGAATCTCTCCTTATGAGGTCTGCCAGCGACTCTCCAGGGAGTACCTCATCGAGACGAGGGCTGGATGTAGCTGTGCAGGGCCCTATGGACATGACCTTTTGGGCTTAAAAGATGATGGACTTTTTGCTTCGCGTCCGGGTTGGGTGAGAATCAGCGTCCACTATAGCCACTCTCTAGAACAGATTGAGCGCCTGCTGGGCGCACTTGAGGAGATCGCACGCGATTAA
- a CDS encoding hemerythrin domain-containing protein has translation MTTIKTYLTQDHRECDKLFSDLENHVAQKEWNEAKALFEPFEKAMIRHFEIEEQVIFPAFEQKTGFVGGPTRVMTMEHQQMRGVIEGMKGALKEQDRNRFLGLSETLMILLQQHNMKEEQMLYNMIEMHLKEENDDLMKEVVNR, from the coding sequence ATGACAACTATCAAAACCTATCTCACCCAAGACCATCGCGAGTGCGACAAGCTCTTTAGTGATTTGGAAAATCATGTAGCGCAAAAGGAGTGGAACGAGGCAAAGGCACTCTTTGAGCCTTTTGAAAAGGCGATGATTCGACACTTTGAGATCGAAGAGCAGGTCATCTTCCCTGCATTTGAACAAAAGACGGGCTTCGTGGGAGGTCCTACGCGCGTCATGACTATGGAGCATCAGCAGATGCGAGGAGTGATTGAGGGGATGAAAGGCGCCCTAAAGGAGCAAGATAGGAATCGATTCCTAGGACTCTCTGAGACACTCATGATCTTACTGCAACAGCACAACATGAAAGAGGAGCAGATGCTCTACAACATGATTGAGATGCACCTTAAAGAGGAGAATGACGATCTCATGAAAGAGGTGGTGAATCGATGA
- a CDS encoding DUF2249 domain-containing protein has product MIERRIDVSELHHPEPFEIMIQAIGELKEGEYIRMIHRLEPLPLYEVLHRQGFIHATLPLKGGGYHILIAHAKDQESLDQLSS; this is encoded by the coding sequence ATGATCGAGCGACGAATCGATGTGAGTGAGCTCCACCATCCCGAGCCCTTTGAGATCATGATTCAAGCCATTGGAGAGCTCAAAGAGGGGGAATATATCCGCATGATTCACCGTCTAGAGCCCCTCCCGCTCTATGAGGTGCTTCATAGGCAGGGATTTATCCATGCCACGCTTCCCCTCAAAGGGGGCGGGTACCATATTCTTATCGCTCACGCCAAGGATCAAGAATCACTTGATCAACTCTCTTCTTAG
- a CDS encoding Crp/Fnr family transcriptional regulator, translating into MEWKKIDLFSALEEERLDYLQSFSKKLSYQEGNILFFEGEKPNHLYVLLKGILKIYKTDPRGNEVVIHYIQPPSLVAELVNLEGMNYPASAIFESDGEILAIDYAIFERDFLKNGDMAFYIIKSLTRKIKALEEVITSNLTMDTTSRVAKFFYDKSEELPCLSQRKIASILNTTPETLSRIVKKLKEEKIITVEKGSIIEVNKGRLKEEFDLF; encoded by the coding sequence ATGGAATGGAAAAAGATTGATCTATTCAGCGCTCTAGAAGAGGAGCGGCTGGATTATCTTCAAAGTTTTAGCAAAAAACTCTCCTATCAAGAGGGGAATATCCTCTTTTTTGAGGGGGAGAAGCCAAACCATCTCTATGTTCTCCTGAAGGGAATTTTGAAGATTTACAAGACGGATCCTAGGGGTAATGAAGTGGTGATTCACTACATTCAGCCCCCCTCCTTGGTGGCGGAGTTGGTCAATTTAGAGGGGATGAACTACCCCGCAAGTGCTATTTTTGAGAGCGATGGGGAGATTTTGGCGATTGATTACGCCATTTTTGAGCGGGATTTCTTGAAAAACGGTGACATGGCTTTTTATATCATCAAGTCACTCACTCGAAAAATCAAGGCGCTTGAAGAGGTGATCACTAGCAATCTCACGATGGATACCACCTCTAGGGTGGCTAAATTTTTCTATGACAAATCCGAAGAGCTTCCCTGCCTCTCTCAGCGAAAAATCGCTTCGATTCTTAACACCACGCCTGAAACCCTCTCTCGAATCGTGAAAAAACTCAAAGAGGAGAAGATCATCACAGTGGAAAAAGGGTCAATCATTGAGGTGAACAAAGGGAGACTTAAAGAAGAGTTTGATCTTTTTTAA
- the ribA gene encoding GTP cyclohydrolase II, whose translation MTALKASQKAKLPTRHGIFTIQAFAHEGKEHLAIFSDPLPPVPLLRVHSECLTGDVFGSLKCDCGSELSIAMERIAKEGGIALYLRQEGRGIGLFHKVNAYALQDQGYDTVEANLALGFKEDERNYEVVGEILSFYGIDEVKLLTNNPKKVEAMSHFVKIHSREAILAPHNCYNENYLKTKQEKLGHLL comes from the coding sequence ATGACAGCGCTAAAAGCCTCTCAAAAAGCCAAGCTTCCCACTCGACACGGAATCTTTACGATTCAAGCGTTTGCGCATGAGGGAAAAGAACACTTAGCCATCTTCTCTGACCCCTTACCCCCCGTCCCGCTTCTTCGAGTGCACTCTGAATGCCTCACGGGTGATGTTTTTGGCAGCCTCAAATGCGATTGTGGCAGCGAGCTCTCCATCGCCATGGAGCGAATCGCCAAAGAGGGCGGAATCGCGCTCTATCTTCGCCAAGAGGGGAGGGGAATTGGACTCTTTCACAAGGTCAATGCCTACGCCCTTCAAGATCAAGGGTATGACACCGTTGAGGCGAATCTCGCCCTTGGTTTCAAGGAAGATGAGCGAAACTATGAGGTGGTCGGTGAGATTTTGAGCTTTTATGGAATCGATGAAGTGAAGCTCCTCACCAATAACCCCAAAAAGGTGGAGGCGATGAGCCACTTTGTGAAGATTCACTCCAGAGAAGCGATTCTAGCCCCGCACAATTGCTACAATGAAAACTATCTCAAAACCAAGCAAGAGAAGCTCGGACACCTGCTTTAG
- a CDS encoding molybdopterin molybdotransferase MoeA, whose amino-acid sequence MNLKRGVSYEEALEILSSSGVRLKGEEKLFLHDALGRVLARDIIAPSDMPPFPTAAMDGYACSSRDINEGRALRIAGDNPAGNPCEMALEEGSCIKTFTGARMPRGADTLLIVENVKEEEGFLKLTAPAPRAGVFIRQAGDNYRQGEILLPKGTLLTPSEIGLLASLNHLFVHVRSKPIVTILSGGDELVELGEESLRVGALRSANNHLLKALIDSMGGEARLTDLLPDEPHAIEEALKSALEESDIVLTTGGMSLGDYDFTQQAIYKLCDEVLFHGAKVKPGKPIAYAKKGDTHLFGLPGFPNSCLITFYLFGRIILHRMLGVPFEPLKIRAKLDESLQKEAGRAEFRVCTLKLQKGEWRVDFEGKKGIQSAIINNLCGPTALVILDEECTFKERGEEVEVVLFKPLETILQRS is encoded by the coding sequence TTGAATTTGAAAAGAGGCGTGAGCTACGAAGAGGCGTTAGAGATTTTATCGAGCTCTGGCGTGAGGCTAAAGGGCGAGGAGAAACTATTCTTGCACGATGCCCTAGGCAGGGTGCTCGCTAGAGACATCATCGCCCCAAGTGATATGCCCCCCTTTCCCACGGCGGCCATGGATGGGTATGCTTGCTCATCTAGGGATATTAACGAGGGGAGAGCCTTGCGCATAGCAGGGGATAATCCTGCAGGAAATCCTTGTGAGATGGCGCTAGAGGAGGGGAGTTGTATCAAAACCTTCACGGGTGCTAGAATGCCACGGGGGGCTGATACGCTCCTTATTGTGGAGAATGTCAAAGAGGAAGAGGGATTTTTGAAGCTCACCGCTCCTGCCCCTAGAGCGGGAGTTTTTATCCGCCAAGCGGGAGACAACTATCGCCAAGGAGAGATTCTGCTCCCCAAAGGCACTCTTCTCACTCCCTCAGAGATTGGGCTTTTAGCCAGTCTCAACCATCTCTTTGTCCATGTGCGCTCCAAGCCTATTGTGACCATCTTAAGCGGAGGAGATGAGCTTGTAGAGCTTGGCGAGGAGAGCTTGAGAGTCGGTGCGCTAAGGAGCGCGAACAATCATCTCCTCAAAGCCCTGATCGATTCGATGGGAGGAGAGGCTAGACTCACGGACCTTTTACCCGATGAACCCCATGCGATTGAGGAGGCATTAAAGAGTGCTCTAGAAGAATCAGATATCGTGCTCACCACGGGGGGAATGAGCTTGGGGGATTACGACTTCACCCAGCAGGCGATCTATAAGCTCTGCGATGAGGTGCTCTTCCATGGAGCCAAGGTGAAGCCTGGCAAGCCCATTGCCTACGCCAAAAAAGGCGACACTCATCTCTTTGGATTGCCAGGATTCCCCAACTCCTGCCTCATCACTTTTTATCTTTTTGGGCGAATCATCCTCCATCGGATGCTAGGGGTCCCTTTTGAGCCCCTTAAGATTCGCGCTAAACTAGACGAATCGCTCCAAAAAGAGGCGGGTAGGGCAGAGTTTCGTGTCTGTACCCTGAAGCTCCAAAAAGGGGAGTGGAGGGTTGATTTTGAGGGCAAAAAGGGAATCCAAAGCGCTATTATCAACAATCTCTGTGGCCCCACGGCGCTAGTGATCTTGGATGAAGAGTGCACCTTTAAAGAGAGGGGCGAAGAGGTGGAGGTGGTGCTTTTTAAGCCCTTAGAGACTATTTTGCAAAGGAGTTAG
- a CDS encoding MoaD/ThiS family protein, translating to MVKVEFLGPIGKADMELEVSSLKELKEVLKKDQELSSWLEDCAVAVNDTIVNSLEVALRSGDRVSLLPPVCGG from the coding sequence ATGGTGAAAGTAGAATTTTTAGGCCCCATTGGCAAGGCCGATATGGAGCTTGAGGTGAGTTCCCTCAAAGAGCTCAAGGAGGTGCTCAAAAAGGATCAAGAGCTCTCTAGCTGGTTGGAGGATTGCGCGGTAGCCGTGAATGATACGATCGTGAATTCTTTAGAGGTGGCGCTTCGCTCAGGCGATAGGGTTTCGCTTTTGCCTCCTGTGTGTGGAGGGTGA
- a CDS encoding molybdopterin synthase catalytic subunit translates to MLELFSGSLDTKALYDRWHIIASKRNFGACLMFTGVVRDEEGISGLSFDLYEPILRAWFERWQEKAKAQGALFCMAHSIGDVPNHESSFAAAILSPKRRVALEMIEQFVEDFKANAPIWKYDLKEGERIYARARSHKIEGSGLLA, encoded by the coding sequence ATGTTAGAGCTTTTTTCGGGGAGTCTTGACACTAAAGCGCTCTATGACAGGTGGCATATCATCGCCAGCAAGCGCAACTTTGGGGCTTGTTTGATGTTCACGGGCGTAGTGAGAGATGAGGAGGGGATTAGCGGATTGAGCTTTGATCTCTATGAGCCTATTCTTCGGGCATGGTTTGAGAGATGGCAGGAGAAGGCCAAAGCCCAAGGAGCGCTTTTTTGCATGGCGCACTCCATAGGTGATGTCCCCAATCATGAGAGCTCTTTTGCTGCGGCGATTCTCTCGCCCAAACGCCGCGTGGCGCTAGAGATGATTGAGCAATTTGTGGAAGATTTTAAAGCCAATGCTCCCATCTGGAAGTATGACCTCAAAGAAGGGGAGAGAATCTACGCTAGAGCACGCAGTCACAAGATTGAGGGAAGCGGGCTTCTTGCATGA